From Symphalangus syndactylus isolate Jambi chromosome 17, NHGRI_mSymSyn1-v2.1_pri, whole genome shotgun sequence, one genomic window encodes:
- the PINLYP gene encoding phospholipase A2 inhibitor and Ly6/PLAUR domain-containing protein translates to MWVQTRPSSASYKSWGRGTADTHTMRSSRRPGTFLLAFVLLCTLLGLGCPLHCEICTAAGSRCHGQMKTCGSEKDTCVLLVGKATSKGKELVHTYKGCIRSQDCYSGVISTTMGPKGHMVTSSFCCQSDGCNSAFLSVPSTNHTENGLMCPACTENFRDKCVGPMTHCTGKENHCVSLSGHVQAGIFKPRFAMQGCATESMCFTKPGAEVPTGTHVLFLHHIECTPSPWKAI, encoded by the exons ATGTGGGTCCAGACCCGCCCCTCCTCAGCTTCCTATAAAAGCTGGGGACGAGGTACTGCTGATACACACACCATGAGGTCCTCCAGGAGACCAGGGACCTTTCTGCTGGCCTTTGTGCTGCTCTGCACCCTCCTGGGTCTTG GGTGCCCACTACACTGCGAAATATGTACGGCGGCGGGGAGCAGGTGCCATGGCCAAATGAAGACCTGCGGCAGTGAGAAGGACACATGTGTGCTCCTGGTGGGGAAGGCTACTTCAA AGGGCAAGGAGTTGGTGCACACCTACAAGGGCTGCATCAGGTCCCAGGACTGCTACTCTGGCGTTATATCCACCACCATGGGCCCCAAGGGCCACATGGTAACCAGCTCCTTCTGCTGCCAAAGCGACGGCTGCAACAGTGCCTTTTTGTCTG TTCCCTCGACCAATCATACTGAGAATGGCCTGATGTGCCCCGCCTGCACTGAGAACTTCAGGGACAAATGCGTGGGGCCCATGACCCACTGTACTGGCAAGGAAAACCACTGTGTCTCCTTATCTGGACACGTGCAGGCTG GTATCTTCAAACCCAGATTTGCTATGCAGGGCTGTGCTACAGAGAGTATGTGCTTCACCAAGCCTGGTGCTGAAGTGCCCACAGGCACCCATGTCCTCTTCCTCCATCATATAGAGTGCACTCCCTCCCCCTGGAAAGCGATCTGA